The genomic window CGGATATCTGGGGCGTTATTGTGAGCAATACCATGACGCGGGCTTGTTCACCAGTTGGCGCCTAATTTAATGGATTTGGTGAAGCTTGATGGGTATTCAATCCATCAAGACATTTCGTTACCGATTGCCATGTCCGATCGAGTTAGCAGACAAGGATGATGTTCAGGCAAACTGCGCCATGGTGGGGCTATCAGCCACCGATTGGGGGAAATAATGGACCCTTCAATGCAGTTAGGCGGGAGAGTTCGGACTTGCAGCCGCATTCTgcttgagaaaaaaaaaacattagcACATTAAATTCGATCTGGAAATTTCAGGGAGAGGCCAGTACGGGCTTGGTGAAAGCGGCTCAACGCTCTTTTGGCACATGACGACCAACAATCCCCTCATTTACTAACAATCCTTCTGTATAATCACTTGTCCTGCTTTGTTCCATAATTTCCTGTTCTTTAAATCAATTGTTTTCCCTGTGCCCTCACTCGACGCGCCATGTTGCGATCGGGAGCATCGGCTTTCCGAAGCACAACCACCTCAACTCGAAGGTGGACGCCAACATGTTCTGAGTGCGCAAGGACAGTGGCGGCAGTAAGGTCACCATTAATGCCGCAATCGATAGCTGCATATCACTCATCAAGGAGGAGATCTTCGGCAtgggccgccgccgtctcgGTGGCCGGCAATGTAGTCACCAACGCCATCAGCAGAGCCACAAAAACAGACCTTGGGATCGATCCTTTACGTATTGTCGCCAAGGAGATGAAGTTCTTGACCGGCAATATACGAAAGCTTCTCGGATCCGGACACCCATCACTTGACCGAGTCGCGAAATACTATACTCAGGCCGAGGGCAAGCACGTCCGCCCCCTAATCGTGCTTCTCATGTCAAGAGCTACATCTCTCTGTCCGAAAGCACCAAGGCAACAATACATCCAGTCCGCCGCTGGCATCGACACGTCAATATCACCCATTGGAATTCTCGGCGATGCGAACCCGTCCTCCTCGATTCAAGCCCTGGACAACCAATCCGACCTGTCCTCCCACTCAGACCCCGATATCCTACCGTCGCAAAGACGGTTAGCAGAGATCACGGAGCTGATACATACCGCATCGCTCCTGCATGACGATGTCATTGACCACTCCGAGTCCAGGCGTGGGTCACCTTCTGCGAATCTCGAGTTTGGCAACAAAATGGCAGTCCTGGGAGGAGATTTCCTGCTTGGGAGGGCATCGGTTGCGCTGGCACGGCTACGTGATGCCGAGGTCACAGAGCTTCTGGCCACCGTTATTGCAAACCTCGTCGAGGGCGAGTTTATGCAGTTGAAGAACACCTCGCGGGACGAGTCGAGGCCGGTCTGGAGCGAGGATGCGCTGACGTACTACCTGCAAAAGACGTACCTCAAGACGGCGTCGCTGATTAGCAAGAGCTGCCGCGCATCAGCTCTGCTGGGTGGCGCAGATGCGCAAACTGTCGACGCCGCATACGCGTTTGGTAAAAACCTCGGCCTGGCTTTCCAGCTGGTCGACGACATGCTGGATTACACGGTGTCTGCGGTCGATTTGGGCAAGCCGGCCGGCGCGGATCTGGAACTTGGTCTGGCAACTGCCCCATTGCTGTTTGCCTGGAAGAACCACCCGGAGCTCGGTGAGCTTGTTGGACGCAAATTTTCCAAGGAGGGTGATGTTGCAAGGGTGAGTGTTCCAAGGCTTATATCGCTCAACACATGCTGCCCTTGATCAATTTACTGACTGAATATTATAGGCACGTGAGATTGTCCTCGCGAGTGACGGCATTGAGCAAACCCGTGCCCTTGCACAGAGGTATGCCGAGCAGGCCATTGAGGCCATCAGCCATTTCCCTGATTCCGAAGCCAAGGACGGCCTGATTGAAATGGCCGCCAAGACTTTGAAACGCAAGAAGTAATGTGTCAGCATTTACAACATTGCACATGgttctcttcttttcttgtttttataTGATGTACCATCATAAAGCATATACTGTTGTGTTAGGAGTCGGTTCGGCGGGCATATACGTCACGGGCTGCTGTTGAGTTGATTGGGGATACGGTCGGCCCGTTCAATTTGTACTACTACATTCTGCATTGGCAAAATAGAGGTGGGAAAGACTATCTAGAAGGAGAAACGCTCTACTTCAAACACCTGCCATTATTTCTTTGTATTATTTCTCGTCTCCTACTGATTCCCGGCTTTCCATCCACATTAACCAGCAGCGTATTATGGTTTCCTGTCATTGGGTGACTCGCACCACATCGACAGTAAGGGGGACTATCAGTGATTGGGTTCAGTATCAACACACTCTCttggcatttttttttttgtctagaGGTCAAAGGACTTGCGAAACTCACCAACTTGGTAACTCGACAACACATCTTGACTCCAGAGCAGTTTTCAACGTCTCCATCGCCTGGAGCACGCCCAACCAGCGGCCATCAGCTCAGCCCACTTAATTTGCTCAAGAATGCATGGATAACTTACACTTCAAGCCGTTGACAACGTCAGGCGTCATGTTGTATCCGTAAATCTTCGCAAGCCATCGTACCAGCTCTTGGTCTCCTGATTGCAAAGCCCGGCAGCACTGTTGCTCACCGCCGTTGACTTCGAGGCATTCGGGTGACGGTTGTGTTTCTCGCCTGAGTTGCGGTGGAGGAAGGGGTATAGATTCGAGGTTGGTGGAGCTGGTTAAGGCAGAGATTCCGGTCGATGAGATCGCCGACACCACGCCCGACTGGGGGCTTGCAGCGGGACCGATGGCCGCGGTGAGAAACAAGAGCAGGTGAAGGTTATGCATAACGTGACTACCTTTACTCCCTTTTATGGTGATCAAAGGTCAAAGGTTCGGACTGGTTAATGGCGGCCTTGGGACGCTGGTACCGGCCTGGCGCACGATTCCTGGAGATCGTGATTTGGTTGCTTTCGATGTGGGATCACAAACAGCAGAGACGAAATCACAACTGGAGGCTGGAAGGCATATCATCTCGGCCATCCTCCTGGCGACGGCTTTCATTTAAATACTGAGGACATCGCATTCGTTTGGACGCCGTTGCTATGGCTAGCGATGAGAAGTCGAATCAAGAGAGAGCCTGCGTACTTCAAGTCATTTTCTATAACTTGACTGCAATTCCGCTGTTGTCTTTGCTCTGCGGCTACATAGAAAATTCAGTTCATCTCTCTACTGTTTCCGGTTTCGTCCAAGGCTCGGCGAAATCTTGCAGATTTCGCTCCCAAAATCCCATCCTTTAGCTGGTGGGCGACCCCGAGGAATGAGGTTTGTCTAAAACTATGCGCTGGTCCGTAGTGATAACCGCTAGATAGTCATCAAGATTTGCTTGGCAAAGACATGTGGCGACGGTCTAGATTAGGCCTCTGGGGAATATTGTGTTCTCCTCTGGACCCTGATCCGGTTGTAGTCTGGGGATCTCAGCTCTCCATTCCACATGTTGGTATGCAGGACCACTTTTGTGAAGAGGGTTGCATGTTGAGATTGACGCAATAGGCGGATACGTGATTGTGTGTGTCCAATTCCAGGCACTAGATATCCCACCAAGCCGCTGTTTATTTTTCCAGGAACGTGGGGGATCTTGGGGTTGGATTGGGGTCCCGATCGCACTTGGTTGGTCTCTTGGGTCATATTAATGTCTGCAGCCTTTTGTTTTTAATGGTGTGAAGATGGTGGCAAAGTTGGATCTGAGTTTCTGGGCAACTACAGTACAACCCAGGTCGCGGGATAACTTTGCCGTAGATTCCCTGGCTGATGAATCGAAAAAAGCTCAACACAAGCTCAGACAATCCTATCCAAGCCTCACAGCTAAGTAAATACCACGAGGTTGCCAGGTGAGGTTGTGTTTTCTATTGGCGCGGAAGAGATCATTACGCCACGCCTGGTTTGCTTAAACATGAATTGATCAACCACCTGGGTACTTGCTAGCCATGAAACTCCCGTCTTTAGGTGTGCTGTAATTATGAGGAAGATGACGGAcagaaaagcaaaagggaACAAAGGAGCAGGGCAAGAACAACTCAGCGAATGCGGCCATCTTAGCGCTGACGTCATTCAGCATGCTTGAGAAATCCCGGTACGGTTCTGCAAATTTCAACCCCCGTCGCGATTGGCATCCGCCAAGCAAAGCCTACCAACCTTCTTCAACTCCCTTTCAATGTCATCGCTGGGCTTTTTCC from Pyricularia oryzae 70-15 chromosome 4, whole genome shotgun sequence includes these protein-coding regions:
- a CDS encoding hexaprenyl pyrophosphate synthase → MLRSGASAFRSTTTSTRRWTPTCSECARTVAAVRSPLMPQSIAAYHSSRRRSSAWAAAVSVAGNVVTNAISRATKTDLGIDPLRIVAKEMKFLTGNIRKLLGSGHPSLDRVAKYYTQAEGKHVRPLIVLLMSRATSLCPKAPRQQYIQSAAGIDTSISPIGILGDANPSSSIQALDNQSDLSSHSDPDILPSQRRLAEITELIHTASLLHDDVIDHSESRRGSPSANLEFGNKMAVLGGDFLLGRASVALARLRDAEVTELLATVIANLVEGEFMQLKNTSRDESRPVWSEDALTYYLQKTYLKTASLISKSCRASALLGGADAQTVDAAYAFGKNLGLAFQLVDDMLDYTVSAVDLGKPAGADLELGLATAPLLFAWKNHPELGELVGRKFSKEGDVARAREIVLASDGIEQTRALAQRYAEQAIEAISHFPDSEAKDGLIEMAAKTLKRKK